The following coding sequences lie in one Phaeodactylum tricornutum CCAP 1055/1 chromosome 12, whole genome shotgun sequence genomic window:
- a CDS encoding predicted protein — MNDLVRKVLFSSYPSSGPSLPCTSESLGVKANRRKKRAKDETSVLMALDPNRDKPSKRTPMHHSLRLKVHDTLATLGSPAVSRKPSITSEGEMLLSLSSLSLNRMAKERRGNVTSSGLLESSRDYEEVTKLKNHSFRGVPSCRTNNDASICKQYCVSTDPSLKKAKRKKPSDGTEKRLNHCSLGNFPAMSQAQKKGKPVPLEGGVLAFVDKTSRSKFFLLPHRYPRGSSKTNDDSTKILLKGLGTFVEESAEKGFASKKGKAHAHLEDGGKSSEIPLINGLVDFATENTISRRRNQKAARKNLPVQCDSSKPQYLRSLKPSRKAITNIHTPTPFSQSDQRKAATTIEATVFSDQHLLGIKIPSSDPLETISPIADSSPTWTQGRGLSDPHCVEVKDTAPDKVLRDTTIWPCSIKSPGVVENGNRRNHRIERLKVADKGTRFAEEKQDTGVMNKSLEAKRLNGKSSYNGRILQAERFDIPVLSNENSNPLSNREKIASSEINSRKEIVIGEVELDFAAAPKQNESVECISLASLNADEDTRDLASLGSATENYPRAESFHQRVMASGDFTCPCDQDAFIKSSSFRSQTDFDKQQSSPKGLQSRDIKNHISSDMDENYAPLSNGSPVRIERRSARCRVQTKRLGVFATPSELQGRMRKKRMLPSRASMSVSDSNNVEKSNGCGLSFAGPKQTVPEVKRERKGAGLTIPSRVCRLSRKNGPQKHLRVPIKDIESAGFISSSSAVHKEPHLAADNVELSASPSPGTLSRQNRKTSVNHVGETFEAQLVSLRPPGRPLEGSLRNKTTMQDFNDGWDETRVCLLQRAHRSAEPTSQTFWHDIADSVGLKTAHECREKFFSLHEPPVPIRERKSKAASMDNNFEDDLFQSTPLRPHLRKAHVVDDTRCSRYANLSGMDLGSAIKFNKRCAEGTDSGEDDLIARHVDIRPKAGYKSYVQNMRRAIVRSRKDKGKRMKQTKSQALKGSRAIQETVYDHEVDMNARLTPGGTLRLRNQNDVTEADDFWEVAYGDDSDQEVDSFEG, encoded by the coding sequence ATGAATGATTTAGTTCGGAAAGTTCTCTTCTCATCATATCCCTCTTCGGGGCCCTCACTTCCCTGTACAAGTGAATCTTTGGGGGTGAAAGCGAATCGTAGAAAGAAACGTGCTAAGGACGAGACCTCGGTTCTTATGGCGTTGGACCCCAATCGAGACAAACCTTCGAAACGCACCCCGATGCATCATTCTCTGCGTCTGAAAGTCCATGACACTTTAGCGACCCTTGGAAGTCCAGCTGTATCTAGAAAGCCGTCCATCACATCGGAAGGCGAGATGTTGCTTTCTCTGTCGAGCCTCTCGTTGAATAGGATGGCGAAGGAACGTCGAGGGAATGTGACAAGCTCGGGACTTCTAGAATCAAGCAGGGACTACGAGGAAGTGACGAAATTAAAAAATCATTCATTCAGGGGAGTTCCCAGTTGCCGCACAAACAATGATGCCTCTATATGTAAACAATACTGTGTTTCCACTGACCCAAGTCTTAAAAAAGCaaagcggaagaagccatcgGATGGGACCGAAAAGCGACTCAACCATTGTTCGCTTGGCAACTTTCCAGCAATGTCGCAGGCGCAGAAAAAGGGGAAACCGGTACCATTAGAAGGAGGCGTTCTTGCTTTCGTGGATAAAACAAGTCGCTCGAAGTTCTTTTTGCTGCCTCATCGTTATCCTCGCGGAAGCTCAAAAACTAATGACGACTCAACAAAGATACTGTTGAAAGGGCTCGGGACTTTTGTTGAAGAGTCTGCAGAAAAGGGATTTGCTTCAAAAAAAGGCAAGGCTCATGCCCACCTTGAGGATGGAGGAAAGAGCTCTGAAATTCCTCTGATCAATGGACTCGTCGATTTTGCGACCGAAAACACAATTAGCCGTCGGCGAAATCAGAAAGCTGCAAGAAAAAATCTCCCTGTTCAATGTGATTCATCGAAGCCCCAATATTTGCGATCGTTAAAACCTTCCCGGAAGGCAATTACTAATATTCACACGCCGACCCCATTTTCACAATCAGATCAACGCAAGGCAGCTACTACTATCGAAGCTACCGTGTTTTCAGATCAACATCTTTTGGGAATAAAAATCCCAAGTAGTGATCCGCTGGAGACCATTTCGCCGATTGCTGATTCGAGTCCGACATGGACACAGGGTCGTGGCCTTTCCGATCCTCACTGTGTTGAAGTGAAAGACACAGCGCCAGATAAAGTCTTAAGAGATACAACAATCTGGCCCTGTTCGATAAAGTCACCGGGAGTAGTAGAAAACGGAAATCGTAGGAATCACCGAATCGAGCGTTTGAAAGTGGCTGACAAGGGGACTCGCTTCGCTGAAGAAAAGCAGGACACTGGAGTTATGAATAAAAGTTTGGAAGCTAAACGATTGAACGGAAAGTCAAGCTACAATGGTCGCATTCTTCAAGCCGAGCGATTCGACATACCGGTCTTATCAAACGAAAACAGCAACCCCCTCTCCAATCGAGAAAAAATTGCTTCTAGTGAGATAAATTCAAGGAAGGAGATCGTTATTGGAGAAGTTGAACTCGACTTCGCCGCCGCCCCAAAGCAAAATGAGTCAGTAGAATGCATTTCACTTGCTAGCTTGAATGCTGACGAGGACACTCGTGATCTGGCATCGCTCGGCTCCGCCACGGAGAATTACCCAAGGGCTGAGAGCTTTCACCAACGCGTCATGGCTAGCGGCGATTTTACGTGCCCATGCGACCAAGATGCCTTTATAAAATCATCTAGTTTTCGATCACAGACAGATTTCGACAAGCAGCAAAGTTCTCCTAAAGGGTTACAAAGTCGGGACATCAAAAACCACATTAGTAGCGACATGGACGAAAATTACGCACCATTATCAAACGGATCTCCCGTTCGTATTGAACGACGCTCTGCCCGTTGCAGGGTTCAAACAAAACGTCTCGGAGTTTTTGCTACCCCGTCTGAGTTACAAGGTAGAAtgagaaagaaaagaatgctGCCTAGCAGAGCAAGCATGTCAGTGAGCGATAGTAATAATGTAGAAAAGTCGAACGGCTGTGGCCTTTCCTTTGCTGGTCCGAAACAGACCGTCCCCGAGGTGAAACGGGAGAGAAAAGGAGCTGGTCTCACGATCCCTTCAAGAGTTTGTCGGCTGAGCAGGAAAAATGGACCGCAAAAACATTTGCGGGTACCGATTAAAGATATCGAGAGTGCGGGCTTCatctcttcatcttcagCGGTGCATAAAGAGCCACATTTGGCAGCTGATAACGTAGAACTCAGTGCTTCTCCTTCACCTGGGACACTTTCTCGACAAAATCGAAAAACGAGCGTGAATCATGTCGGAGAGACGTTCGAAGCTCAACTTGTCTCCTTGCGACCACCTGGGAGACCTCTTGAAGGTTCGTTGAGGAACAAGACAACAATGCAAGACTTCAACGACGGGTGGGATGAAACACGTGTTTGTCTACTACAAAGGGCTCACCGATCGGCTGAGCCTACTTCACAGACATTTTGGCATGACATTGCCGACAGTGTTGGCCTAAAGACAGCACACGAATGCCGCGAAAAATTCTTTTCTCTTCACGAGCCACCTGTACCAATCAGGGAACGAAAGAGCAAAGCAGCTTCGATGGATAACAATTTTGAAGATGATCTCTTTCAGTCTACTCCACTGCGACCCCATCTACGAAAGGCACATGTTGTAGATGACACAAGGTGCAGTCGCTATGCGAACCTATCAGGAATGGATCTTGGAAGTGCAATTAAATTCAACAAACGTTGTGCCGAAGGAACAGATTCCGGCGAGGATGATTTGATCGCAAGACATGTTGACATCCGACCCAAGGCCGGCTACAAATCATACGTCCAGAATATGAGGCGCGCCATAGTACGATCCAGAAAGGACAAAGGTAAAAGGATGAAACAGACCAAGTCTCAAGCTTTGAAAGGAAGTCGCGCAATCCAAGAAACTGTCTACGATCACGAAGTAGACATGAACGCGAGACTGACACCAGGGGGCACGCTTAGATTGAGAAACCAAAACGATGTCACTGAGGCTGACGATTTCTGGGAAGTAGCCTATGGAGACGATAGTGATCAAGAGGTAGACTCGTTTGAAGGATAG
- a CDS encoding predicted protein, with translation VPIVFIEADGTEREVNAEIGKNLLDVAHDNNVELEGACGGELACSTCHLIFEPQIYAMLPEKEDDEDDMLDLAFEVTETSRLGCQIIVQEEFAGTKVSVGQSFKDM, from the exons GTCCCGATCGTTTTTATCGAAGCTGATGGCACGGAGCGGGAAGTAAATGCTGAGATCGGCAAGAACTTGCTCGATGTAGCTCACGACAACAACGTGGAGTTGGAAG GAGCTTGTGGCGGCGAGCTTGCTTGCTCAACATGTCACTTGATTTTTGAGCCTCAGATTTACGCCATGTTACCTGAaaaggaagatgacgaagacgatatgTTGGACTTGGCGTTCGAAGTGACTGAAAC GTCGAGGCTTGGATGCCAAATAATTGTACAGGAGGAGTTTGCAGGCACAAAGGTAAGCGTTGGACAGAGCTTTAAGGATATG